From the genome of Streptomyces sp. NBC_01304:
ACGGTGAGCTGGCGCGTGCGTTGGGGCATGGGGCGTCTCCTTGCAGGTGCGGGCCCTCTTCGCGGGGGCGCTGCGGGTCCTTGTCAGGGAGACGGGTGAGGGGGGCGGGGATGTGACATCGCTGGGATTTGGGCATGAGGTGGTCCGTGGCCAGGCGCGCAGTTTCCCGCGCCCCTGACGGGGAGCAGTTTCCCGCGCCTCTGACGGGGAGCAGTTCCCCGCGCCTCTGACGGGGAGCAGCTCGCCGCGCCTCTGACGGGGCGTAGCTCGCCGTGGTCCTTGTGGGGCTACAGAACCCGTACGCCGATCTGTGCCGCGAACACCGGGGCCAGGTCCAGTAGTTGGGCAGGGCTGATCACCGCGCCCGTCAGGCGCTCCACGCCCCGCGCGATGCCCAGTTCGGCAGCCTGGCGCAGGTCGACGTCCTTCATGCGGACCCCGGTGAAGTCCGCCCCGCGCAGCACGCAGTCCACGAACTCGACCCGCTCCAGCGCGGCCCCGCCGAAGTCGGGCTCCAGCAGGACGCAGCCCTCGAAGACGACGTCGCGCAGCCGGGCCTCTCGCAGGTTGAGGTAATCGATCTTGCCGCCCCGGATCAGTACGCGCTCCAGGACCGCGCCGTGCAGCTGGACCCCGCCCATGCGCGCGTCCACGAGCTCGACATCGCGCAGCGAGGCCCCCGAC
Proteins encoded in this window:
- a CDS encoding pentapeptide repeat-containing protein: MARQGKAQQVKQARRPEIQLPPLRDFGGAGEELEPDGDYDGLVFAEVDLGRQDGPGARFLDCAFEGCALDGTGLAGARFIDSVLTGPRGVGTDLSGASLRDVELVDARMGGVQLHGAVLERVLIRGGKIDYLNLREARLRDVVFEGCVLLEPDFGGAALERVEFVDCVLRGADFTGVRMKDVDLRQAAELGIARGVERLTGAVISPAQLLDLAPVFAAQIGVRVL